A stretch of the Zeugodacus cucurbitae isolate PBARC_wt_2022May chromosome 6, idZeuCucr1.2, whole genome shotgun sequence genome encodes the following:
- the LOC105211232 gene encoding 60S ribosomal protein L31 has product MAKTKKVEKRNKSAINEVVTRECTIHLSKRVHTIGFKKRAPRAIKEIRKFAEKEMGTNDVRIDTRLNKHIWSKGIRSTPVRVRVRLARRRNDDEDSPNKLYTLVTYVPVSTFKNLQTENVESSDD; this is encoded by the exons atggcgaaaacaaaaaaggttGAAAAGCGTAACAAATCTGCCATCAATGAGGTAGTTACTCGTGAGTGCACCATTCACTTGTCGAAACGTGTGCACACCATTGGTTTCAAGAAGCGTGCTCCCCGCGCCATTAAGGAAATCCGCAAATTCGCCGAGAAGGAGATGGGCACCAATGATGTGCGTATTGATACCCGTTTGAACAAACATATCTGGTCCAAGGGTATTCG TTCCACACCCGTACGTGTACGTGTGCGTCTTGCTCGCAGGAGAAACGACGATGAGGACTCACCTAACAAACTATACACATTGGTGACCTACGTGCCAGTTTCCACCTTCAAGAACTTGCAAACAGAAAATGTTGAATCCAGCGATgattaa
- the LOC105211234 gene encoding transmembrane protein 234 homolog: protein MIACKQQKNINVLPLEMLNNISSLLGVGLLWGATNPFIRLGSAGIDTVDTGSRWRNLWLELCMIGSRLNYWIPFTLNQLGSVLYVWTLQHTNITVAVPIANSLSFAFTAVTGYCLGERLPGKSVLIGTLMVCFGSSLMLYDRLRSEQKA from the exons ATGATAGCATGTAAacaacagaaaaatataaatgttttaccACTAGAGATgttaaacaatattt CTTCTCTTTTAGGAGTTGGTTTGCTTTGGGGCGCAACTAACCCTTTCATTCGTCTTGGCAGCGCAGGCATAGACACGGTCGATACCGGTTCACGATGGCGCAATCTTTGGTTGGAGCTTTGTATGATAGGCTCAAGACTTAATTACTGGATACCTTTCACCTTAAACCAATTAGGCAGTGTACTTTATGTGTGGACCCTGCAACATACTAATATAACCGTAGCTGTGCCCATTGCAAATTCACTAAGTTTCGCTTTTACTGCTGTGACAGGTTATTGTTTAGGCGAAAGATTACCCGGAAAAT cgGTACTAATTGGCACTTTAATGGTGTGCTTCGGCAGTTCGTTGATGTTGTATGACAGATTGCGTAGTGAACAAAAAGCTTAA
- the LOC105211233 gene encoding uroporphyrinogen decarboxylase isoform X2: protein MKDTKNFPVLKNDNLLRAARGEAVDRVPVWVMRQAGRYLPEFQEVRKQHDFFTICRTPELACEVTMQPLRRFDLDASIIFSDILVIPQALGMTVEMHAGVGPVFPEPLQTPADLAKLTPEGAVGRLTYVGDAITMMRHMLEGCVPLIGFTGAPWTLMGYMIEGGGSKTMAKSKAWLVDYPEDSKKLLSMLTAAIVDYLEMQVKAGAQLLQIFESSAEHLPKEDFLKWAVPHIKEIRDKLTERLQQQSLPVVPMTIFAKGAGHSLKEQAALGYDVIGLDWTVDPIEARKEVGPNITLQGNLDPQDMYKTPEEIRALTTEMVQKFGKERYIANLGHGITPQTPIVSMETLVDAVHKAL, encoded by the exons ATGAAAGACACAAAG AATTTCCCAGTTTTAAAGAATGATAATCTACTACGTGCTGCGCGCGGTGAAGCTGTTGACCGGGTACCTGTCTGGGTTATGCGTCAGGCAGGACGTTATTTACCAGAATTCCAAGAGGTGCGTAAGCAACATGATTTCTTTACGATTTGTCGCACACCGGAATTGGCATGTGAAGTCACAATGCAGCCGTTGAGACGTTTTGATTTGGATGCATCAATCATATTTTCGGATATTCTTGTGATACCACAAGCCTTAGGAATGACAGTTGAAATGCATGCGGGTGTG GGACCTGTTTTTCCTGAACCCTTACAAACGCCTGCCGACTTAGCTAAACTCACACCGGAAGGCGCAGTAGGACGTTTGACATATGTTGGTGATGCTATTACTATGATGCGTCACATGTTAGAGGGGTGCGTGCCACTTATTGGATTCACGGGTGCGCCG TGGACTTTAATGGGCTACATGATTGAAGGTGGTGGCAGCAAAACGATGGCCAAATCTAAAGCTTGGTTGGTTGACTACCCAGAGGATTCGAAGAAACTACTAAGCATGTTAACAGCTGCTATTGTTGACTATTTGGAAATGCAGGTGAAAGCGGGCGCGcagttattacaaatatttgaatcATCCGCGGAGCATTTACCAAAGGAAGATTTCCTTAAATGGGCCGTGCCGCATATTAAAGAAATTCGTGATAAATTAACCGAGAGACTGCAACAGCAGTCGTTACCTGTAGTGCCTATG ACAATTTTTGCAAAAGGTGCAGGACATTCACTGAAAGAGCAGGCAGCTTTGGGATATGATGTTATAGGTTTGGATTGGACTGTTGATCCAATTGAAGCGCGAAAAGAAGTGGGACCTAATATTACATTACAAGGAAATCTCGATCCGCAAGATATGTATAAAACGCCGGAAGAAATACGTGCGCTAACCACTGAAATGGTGCAAAAATTCGGAAAGGAGCGTTACATTGCCAATCTTGGTCATGGTATTACCCCACAAACGCCTATAGTAAGCATGGAAACATTGGTCGACGCTGTGCATAAAGCACTCTaa
- the LOC105211233 gene encoding uroporphyrinogen decarboxylase isoform X1, whose protein sequence is MYYSCNQTICFLIIAVSLSAAAHNFPVLKNDNLLRAARGEAVDRVPVWVMRQAGRYLPEFQEVRKQHDFFTICRTPELACEVTMQPLRRFDLDASIIFSDILVIPQALGMTVEMHAGVGPVFPEPLQTPADLAKLTPEGAVGRLTYVGDAITMMRHMLEGCVPLIGFTGAPWTLMGYMIEGGGSKTMAKSKAWLVDYPEDSKKLLSMLTAAIVDYLEMQVKAGAQLLQIFESSAEHLPKEDFLKWAVPHIKEIRDKLTERLQQQSLPVVPMTIFAKGAGHSLKEQAALGYDVIGLDWTVDPIEARKEVGPNITLQGNLDPQDMYKTPEEIRALTTEMVQKFGKERYIANLGHGITPQTPIVSMETLVDAVHKAL, encoded by the exons atgtattattcttgcaatcaaacaatttgttttttaataattgctgTAAGCTTGTCTGCTGCAGCACAC AATTTCCCAGTTTTAAAGAATGATAATCTACTACGTGCTGCGCGCGGTGAAGCTGTTGACCGGGTACCTGTCTGGGTTATGCGTCAGGCAGGACGTTATTTACCAGAATTCCAAGAGGTGCGTAAGCAACATGATTTCTTTACGATTTGTCGCACACCGGAATTGGCATGTGAAGTCACAATGCAGCCGTTGAGACGTTTTGATTTGGATGCATCAATCATATTTTCGGATATTCTTGTGATACCACAAGCCTTAGGAATGACAGTTGAAATGCATGCGGGTGTG GGACCTGTTTTTCCTGAACCCTTACAAACGCCTGCCGACTTAGCTAAACTCACACCGGAAGGCGCAGTAGGACGTTTGACATATGTTGGTGATGCTATTACTATGATGCGTCACATGTTAGAGGGGTGCGTGCCACTTATTGGATTCACGGGTGCGCCG TGGACTTTAATGGGCTACATGATTGAAGGTGGTGGCAGCAAAACGATGGCCAAATCTAAAGCTTGGTTGGTTGACTACCCAGAGGATTCGAAGAAACTACTAAGCATGTTAACAGCTGCTATTGTTGACTATTTGGAAATGCAGGTGAAAGCGGGCGCGcagttattacaaatatttgaatcATCCGCGGAGCATTTACCAAAGGAAGATTTCCTTAAATGGGCCGTGCCGCATATTAAAGAAATTCGTGATAAATTAACCGAGAGACTGCAACAGCAGTCGTTACCTGTAGTGCCTATG ACAATTTTTGCAAAAGGTGCAGGACATTCACTGAAAGAGCAGGCAGCTTTGGGATATGATGTTATAGGTTTGGATTGGACTGTTGATCCAATTGAAGCGCGAAAAGAAGTGGGACCTAATATTACATTACAAGGAAATCTCGATCCGCAAGATATGTATAAAACGCCGGAAGAAATACGTGCGCTAACCACTGAAATGGTGCAAAAATTCGGAAAGGAGCGTTACATTGCCAATCTTGGTCATGGTATTACCCCACAAACGCCTATAGTAAGCATGGAAACATTGGTCGACGCTGTGCATAAAGCACTCTaa
- the LOC105211235 gene encoding death-associated protein 1: MADEQPNLVAGHPPAVKAGGMRIVQHKGPAAERPAKDAEDCTGLTQPVAVNSAVVSGAAVKGNIDYTPQAAQVAHSPKPPAFVAQKPQINIQQPRK; encoded by the exons ATGGCTGACGAGCAACCAAATCTAGTGGCTGGACATCCACCAGCAG TTAAAGCCGGTGGCATGCGTATTGTGCAGCATAAGGGTCCTGCCGCTGAGCGTCCAGCTAAGGATGCCGAGGATTGCACCGGTTTGACG CAACCAGTTGCTGTTAATAGTGCTGTAGTGAGCGGTGCTGCAGTTAAGGGTAACATTGATTATACGCCACAGGCAGCACAGGTTGCACATTCGCCCAAACCACCGGCGTTTGTTGCACAAAAACCACAAATCAACATTCAACAGCCACGCAAATGA
- the LOC105211240 gene encoding coiled-coil domain-containing protein 103, with amino-acid sequence MSTSPQIDKISPEELMKLRSECMERLREAKLYELRNDAKLRAVNTTQTYDEFKDIVDAAHLQPISKQDKMNAKTKSRLWNSAAREN; translated from the exons ATGTCAACATCGCCACAAATAGACAAAATATCACCGGAAGAGTTAATGAAGCTACGTAGTGAATGCATGGAACGCTTACGAGAGGCTAAACTCTACGAATTGCGAAACGATGCCAAGTTGCGGGCAGTGAATACAACTCAGACATATGATGAATTCAA AGACATTGTGGATGCGGCTCATTTACAACCGATTAGTAAACAGGATAAAATGAATGCGAAGACGAAGAGTCGTTTGTGGAACTCAGCAGCTCGcgaaaattaa
- the LOC105211269 gene encoding trypsin beta, protein MLKFVVVLSFVACALAGTIPEGMVSLNDELGGRIIGGTPTSISSFPWQVSLQRSGSHSCGGTIYNSRIIVTAAHCLQSVSASVLRIRAGSSYWNSGGVVVSVAAFRNHEGYNRGTYLNDIAIIKLSSSLSFSSNVRSIGLATSTPGNGASASVSGWGTQKSGSNTLPSQLQYINVSIVDRSKCASSSYGYGSAIKSGMVCAAASGKDSCQGDSGGPLVSGGVLVGVVSWGKGCAVARYPGVYADVASYHSWVVNNANSI, encoded by the coding sequence ATGTTGAAGTTCGTCGTAGTTTTGTCTTTTGTCGCTTGCGCTTTGGCTGGCACCATCCCCGAGGGTATGGTCAGCCTTAACGACGAATTGGGTGGACGTATTATTGGTGGTACACCAACCTCCATCAGCTCGTTCCCATGGCAGGTATCGCTCCAGCGTTCTGGTTCTCACTCCTGCGGTGGCACCATCTATAACAGCAGAATTATTGTGACCGCTGCTCATTGTTTGCAATCGGTTAGCGCTTCGGTTTTGAGAATCCGTGCCGGTTCCTCCTACTGGAACTCTGGTGGTGTCGTCGTGTCGGTCGCTGCTTTCCGCAACCATGAAGGCTACAACCGTGGAACTTATCTCAACGATATTGCCATCATCAAACTATCCTCATCACTGTCATTCAGCTCGAACGTTAGGTCTATTGGCTTGGCTACCAGCACACCCGGCAATGGCGCCTCCGCATCAGTATCCGGTTGGGGTACACAGAAATCTGGCTCAAACACTCTCCCCAGTCAATTGCAATACATCAACGTGTCAATCGTCGATCGCAGCAAATGTGCCTCCAGCTCATACGGTTACGGTTCGGCCATTAAGTCCGGTATGGTCTGTGCTGCTGCCAGCGGTAAGGATTCTTGCCAAGGTGATTCCGGTGGCCCATTGGTATCCGGTGGTGTACTTGTTGGTGTCGTTTCATGGGGCAAAGGCTGTGCTGTTGCCAGATACCCCGGTGTTTATGCCGATGTCGCTTCATACCACTCCTGGGTTGTGAACAACGCCAACTCTATCTAA
- the LOC105211238 gene encoding trypsin beta-like codes for MLKFVVLLSFVACALAGTIPEGMVSLNDELGGRIIGGTPTSISSFPWQVSLQRSGSHSCGGTIYNSRIIVTAAHCLQSVSASVLRIRAGSSYWNSGGVVVSVAAFRNHEGYNSGTKLNDIAIIKLSGSLSFSSNVRSIGLATSTPGNGASASVSGWGTQKSGSNTLPSQLQYINVSIVDRSKCASSSYGYGSAIKSGMVCAAASGKDSCQGDSGGPLVSGGVLVGVVSWGNGCALARYPGVYADVASYRSWVVNNANSI; via the coding sequence ATGTTGAAATTCGTAGTACTTTTGTCTTTTGTTGCTTGTGCTTTGGCTGGCACCATCCCCGAGGGTATGGTCAGCCTTAACGACGAATTGGGTGGACGTATTATTGGTGGTACACCAACCTCCATCAGCTCGTTCCCATGGCAGGTATCGCTCCAGCGTTCCGGTTCTCACTCCTGCGGTGGCACCATCTATAACAGCAGAATTATTGTGACCGCTGCTCATTGTTTGCAATCGGTTAGCGCTTCGGTTTTGAGAATTCGTGCCGGTTCCTCCTACTGGAACTCTGGTGGTGTCGTCGTCTCGGTCGCTGCTTTCCGCAACCATGAAGGCTATAACAGTGGAACTAAACTCAACGATATTGCCATCATTAAACTATCCGGATCTCTGTCATTCAGCTCGAACGTTAGGTCTATTGGCTTGGCTACCAGCACACCCGGTAATGGCGCCTCCGCATCAGTATCCGGTTGGGGTACACAGAAATCTGGCTCAAACACCCTCCCCAGTCAATTGCAATACATCAACGTGTCAATCGTCGATCGCAGCAAATGTGCTTCCAGCTCATACGGTTACGGTTCGGCCATTAAGTCCGGTATGGTCTGTGCTGCTGCCAGCGGTAAGGATTCTTGCCAAGGTGATTCCGGTGGCCCATTGGTATCCGGTGGTGTACTTGTTGGTGTCGTTTCATGGGGCAATGGCTGCGCTCTCGCCAGATACCCCGGTGTTTATGCCGATGTCGCCTCATACCGCTCCTGGGTTGTGAACAATGCCAACTCTATCTAA
- the LOC105220595 gene encoding trypsin alpha-like codes for MLTILHISSCLQLSREEAMLKFVVVLSFVACALAGTIPEGMVSLNDDLGGRIVGGTPTSISSFPWQVSLQRSGSHSCGGTIYNSRIIVTAAHCLQSVSTSVLRIRAGSTYWNSGGVVISVAAFRNHEGYNSATHANDIAIIKLASSLSFSSNVRSIGLATSTPGNGASASVSGWGTQKSGSNSLPSQLQYVNVSIIDRSKCASSAYGYGSVVRAGMVCAAGSGKDSCQGDSGGPLVSGGVLVGVVSWGYGCAAARYPGVYADVATYRSWVVNNANSI; via the coding sequence ATGTTAACAATTTTGCACATCAGCAGTTGTTTGCAACTATCTCGTGAAGAAGCAATGTTGAAGTTCGTAGTAGTTTTGTCTTTTGTCGCTTGCGCTTTGGCTGGCACCATCCCCGAGGGTATGGTCAGCCTTAACGACGACTTGGGTGGGCGTATTGTTGGCGGTACACCTACCTCCATCAGCTCGTTCCCATGGCAGGTATCGCTCCAGCGTTCCGGTTCTCATTCCTGCGGTGGCACCATCTATAACAGCAGAATTATTGTGACCGCGGCTCATTGTTTGCAATCGGTTAGCACTTCGGTTCTGAGAATTCGTGCCGGCTCCACCTACTGGAACTCTGGCGGAGTCGTCATATCTGTCGCTGCATTCCGCAATCATGAAGGCTACAACAGCGCAACCCATGCCAATGATATTGCCATCATCAAACTAGCCTCATCTCTGTCATTCAGCTCGAACGTTAGATCTATTGGTTTGGCTACCAGCACACCCGGTAATGGCGCCTCCGCATCAGTATCCGGTTGGGGTACACAGAAATCTGGCTCAAACTCTCTCCCCAGTCAATTGCAATACGTCAACGTATCTATCATCGATCGCAGCAAATGTGCTTCCAGCGCATACGGTTACGGTTCGGTCGTTAGAGCAGGTATGGTCTGCGCTGCTGGCAGTGGTAAGGATTCTTGCCAAGGTGATTCCGGCGGTCCTTTGGTATCCGGTGGTGtacttgttggtgttgtttcaTGGGGCTACGGCTGTGCTGCCGCCAGATATCCCGGTGTTTATGCTGATGTCGCCACATACCGCTCCTGGGTTGTGAACAACGCCAACTCTATCTAA